GTGGCTGAATCATTTTTGGCCTTTGACCAGTACCGTGTCCTTTAACAGCGACGCAACACATGGAGAATCTGAAATTTTGGCTAAGATATTGCCACGTGTGAACATCGACGTGACTCCAACATCTTATGAGTATTTATTTGTGGTGCGATATTTGAGCTGCATAACATTTGGTTTTACTGTTGGAGCCGTGTGAACCGGATtactcaaactttttttttttttggattactCAAACTTGTTATTGACCGGTTGACTGAACAAAAAGTAACTGATTTGTTTCGCTTCATTATGTTTTaaacaatttctatattttctttcaaaatatgaaagaaaaattATAGAGATGATTTTGATCTAATATATGCCTTTATAGtaaaatttatctattttaagaaaaatatcgaaatgttatttaaaaactaaaactttatTGTAGAAGGATTACATTACTTCtatttagagaaaatatagaaatGAACTGGCAATGGTCTAAAAAAATTTCTAGGTATTAGTTTTGTTAATGTTAATGCAAATTTAAGccaatattaaattttctgaaattgattaaaaattcgaTAAGATATTAAAAGTTCATATGTTTGTCACACGACTCACACCTAAGAAACCGCAAACACCCTCCTTTTACTCACAAATTATGTAACTTATCGTGATAACCTCTAAAAAGAATAAAGCACTCGATTAAATGGAGCCAGATCATGTCTCTTTCATTCACTTCAAGTGATATACCAAGTTTGTAGTTTTCCATTACAGGTTGGAGTCGTTGGACGGTGGCCCCTCAAAACGTTTTCTTCGTTAAAAACTGATCTGTAGTGAAAAAAAGTAATTTTGCACCATTATGGAAAAGAACCAGAACATAATGTATTATCAAAGAGAAGTAATAATAAAACTCAAAGATTTTGACCAGGAAACGTAATGATTGACAGGAAGtgagaaaacaaaacaataaccTAAAGAGTAAAACATGATGAGAGGTTTGGAATCGTAATTACTATATactaactttttattaattcaaaactttttattaattcaagCTAGATTCGGTCCCAAATTTTGAGAGGCCTAATGAGACCCCCAAATACTTAGGGTAAACAATATGTAACAAGAGGTATGGGCTGTAAATATACCATGTTGGTCCATTACAAAAAAGTATACCGTGTTGGGCCGTAGTGGATATAATGATATTAAAAGTtaacataataatatttattgaaAAACATGCtctaacaaatataaaaatcactACCAAACTTATTCATTACGTCACTAGACACCCAATCACTaccaactttaaaaatataataactctAATTAATAAAAGATCAAACTGGAATCCAAACAGGCTGTTCACTCTCAAGGtggattctctctctctctgtgctAAGATCGAAAGGGGAAAGAGACAGAGATCAAAGATGGGTCAGAAGATCCTTGCCGATCCTCTTCTAGAGACCAACCAAGTAACTGTCGGAGAAACCAAGAAACAGAGAAGTAACCTAACCGTTACTCTTTCTCTGGTTTTGTTTCTATGTCTGGGAACTTCAGGTATGTTTCTGTACTTTCCTTTCATGGTCTGACACAACAAGCATAGTAAGCCGTTGACTATTTGCAACTGTAACAAAAGGTGAAGTGTTTTAATCTTGTATAGGTTTTTACTGCTTTACTGACAACATAACAGTCTGGTTGTCAAGTCTTGCAACCAATGACCACAGTCTTAGCCATGGAATCCATGGTGACGCGATCGAATCAGAGAACGGTGTTGTCGCAGCTGACGACGGTCGGTGCTCTGAGATTGGCGCTTCTTTCCTCAGAAAAGGCGGTCACGCCGTGGACGCCGCCGTAGCTACTACCTTATGCGTCGGTGTTGTTAATCCGATGGCTAGTGGCATCGGTGGTGGATCGTTCTTGATCGTAAGCTCGTCGGAAGATTCCAAAGCTGAGGCTTTTGACATGAGAGAAACGGCTCCATTAGCTGCTTTTAAGGTCAAAAGctttatcttttatcttttatttctttaCTAAAGAGTGTCATTTAACGTTATTCccacaaattaagaaaacaatgaaaattatttattattttaataattacttTGTTCAAACAATAGTATTTTGagatatataaaactatttataaaattaaagcaTTTTACAActtatattaaaactaaaatatttataaattgtattagaaatataaaataaataacaagaaaaaatattaaaattacaatCTTTATTAAATGAATACTATAGCAAATCAACTGATGCAGGATATGTACAAGAACGATGCGAATGCAAAATCCACCGGAGCATTGTCAATGGGAGTTCCCGGAGAGCTAGCAGGACTTCACGAGGCTTGGAAACGTTACGGACGTCTTCCATGGAAACCACTATTCAAGCCAGCAATCAAGCTAGCACGAGAAGGTTTCATCGTAGCTCCATATCTAGGACGTGCCATATCAACCCACTCTTCTAAGATACTCAAAGACAAAGGCCTACGAAGCATCTTCTCAAGAAACGGACAAGTTTTGAAACCAGGAGACACTTGCTACAACCGGGAGCTAGCTCGGAGCCTAGAGACGATCTCCGAGCTAGGTCCTGAGGGGTTCTACAACGGGACAGTAGGGGAGAAGCTTGTCAGCGACGTGAAAATGGCGGGAGGGATCATAACGATGGATGACCTAAGAAGCTATAAAGTTCGAGTAACGGATGCAATGGCCGTGGACGTTATGGGATACACTATTCATGGAATGCCACCTCCTTCGAGCGGAACAGTTGGTTTCCCGATGGTTATCAACATCTTAGACAGCTACTCGGAGTTATACACTGCTTCGGGAAGTGATCTTGGTTTGCACCGTTTGATAGAAGCGATGAAACATATGTTAGCTGCTCGTATGGATCTTGGAGACCCTGAGTTTGTCAACGTAACAAACGCTATGAACCAAATGCTCTCT
The Brassica napus cultivar Da-Ae chromosome A1, Da-Ae, whole genome shotgun sequence DNA segment above includes these coding regions:
- the LOC106396328 gene encoding glutathione hydrolase 3 — encoded protein: MGQKILADPLLETNQVTVGETKKQRSNLTVTLSLVLFLCLGTSGFYCFTDNITVWLSSLATNDHSLSHGIHGDAIESENGVVAADDGRCSEIGASFLRKGGHAVDAAVATTLCVGVVNPMASGIGGGSFLIVSSSEDSKAEAFDMRETAPLAAFKDMYKNDANAKSTGALSMGVPGELAGLHEAWKRYGRLPWKPLFKPAIKLAREGFIVAPYLGRAISTHSSKILKDKGLRSIFSRNGQVLKPGDTCYNRELARSLETISELGPEGFYNGTVGEKLVSDVKMAGGIITMDDLRSYKVRVTDAMAVDVMGYTIHGMPPPSSGTVGFPMVINILDSYSELYTASGSDLGLHRLIEAMKHMLAARMDLGDPEFVNVTNAMNQMLSKPRAEEIRKRILDNTTFPPEYYLSRWSQLRDQGTSHFCIVDGDRNSVSLTSTVNYPFGAGVLSPSTGILLNNEMDDFSVPEITPDDLPPAPTNFIVPNKRPLSSMTPLVITKEGELVAVVGGSGGTNIIAAVIQVFLNCFVLKMKPLEAVASARVYHKLIPNVVRYENFTAINGDHIGVNKDIKMFLEEKGHELEEMSSGGAIVQLIVQSFKEEEEDKEMVTDFGRKLGKDFIKKPKPFKGLLTAVSDPRKDGKPAAV